Proteins found in one Vallitalea guaymasensis genomic segment:
- a CDS encoding glycoside hydrolase family 88 protein — translation MENWLEQAIKRALNKISNTSDRIRDTFPHVSHEGKYDATEPSWWTSGFWSGILWLAYNETKNEKFKTFAISCEEKLDEPLNNYFTLHHDVGFMWLPSAVARYKYDGNVKSLRRGLIAASHLAGRFNLNGNFIRAWNNNVQEDCTGWAIIDCLMNLPLLYWASEYEKDPRFKAIAIAHTDTVLKEFIREDGSVRHIVCFDPEKGNVVKVLGGQGYSPDSAWARGAAWCIYGMALAYKYVGDKKYLDAAKKVSNFFINNLREDYMAVWDFRASKETSYAMDSSAVACAASGILEIARFCEEDRDYYIEIALKMLKSLGDNYGSWEDEQEGLITLGTVHLPANKNINVPIIYGDYYYLEGLLKLEGKYDLIW, via the coding sequence ATGGAGAACTGGTTAGAACAAGCGATTAAAAGGGCTTTAAATAAAATTAGCAACACAAGTGATCGTATTAGAGATACATTTCCTCACGTATCACATGAAGGTAAGTATGATGCTACAGAGCCTAGTTGGTGGACGTCAGGGTTTTGGTCAGGAATACTTTGGTTGGCTTATAACGAGACAAAAAATGAAAAATTTAAGACCTTTGCTATTAGCTGCGAAGAAAAATTGGATGAACCATTAAATAATTATTTTACTCTTCATCATGATGTAGGATTTATGTGGCTACCCTCTGCAGTAGCTCGTTATAAGTATGATGGAAATGTAAAATCATTAAGAAGGGGACTTATAGCTGCCTCACATCTTGCTGGAAGGTTTAACTTAAACGGTAATTTTATAAGAGCATGGAATAATAATGTACAAGAAGACTGTACAGGATGGGCAATCATAGATTGTTTGATGAATCTGCCATTATTGTATTGGGCATCAGAATATGAGAAGGACCCTCGTTTTAAAGCCATTGCCATTGCTCATACAGATACTGTTCTAAAAGAATTCATTAGAGAAGACGGTTCTGTGAGACATATAGTCTGCTTTGATCCAGAAAAGGGAAACGTAGTCAAAGTATTAGGGGGACAGGGTTATTCTCCAGATTCAGCTTGGGCAAGAGGTGCAGCATGGTGTATCTATGGAATGGCTTTAGCCTATAAATATGTAGGTGATAAGAAATATTTAGACGCAGCAAAAAAAGTATCCAACTTCTTTATTAATAATTTAAGAGAGGATTATATGGCTGTGTGGGATTTTAGAGCTTCCAAGGAGACTAGCTATGCAATGGATAGTTCAGCAGTAGCTTGTGCAGCAAGTGGAATATTAGAAATAGCAAGATTTTGTGAAGAAGATCGTGACTATTACATAGAAATAGCATTAAAAATGCTAAAATCTTTAGGGGATAACTATGGTTCATGGGAAGATGAACAAGAAGGGTTGATAACCTTAGGTACAGTCCATTTACCAGCAAATAAGAATATCAATGTTCCAATTATATATGGAGATTACTATTATTTGGAAGGATTATTAAAATTAGAAGGAAAATATGATTTAATATGGTAA
- the secA gene encoding preprotein translocase subunit SecA, producing MKKLFEKVFGTHSDKEIKRIIPLVDKIEALEPEMEKLTDDQLKSKTNEFRERLKKGETLDDILIEAYAVVREASKRTVDIRPYRVQLIGAIILHQGRIAEMKTGEGKTYVAPFAAYLNALEGKGVHVVTVNDYLAKRDAENIGRIHEFLGLTVGVIVNGIDNEERREAYNCDITYGTNNEFGFDYLRDNMVIYKKEMVQRDLNFVVIDEVDSVLIDEARTPLIISGNSSKSTHLYQQADIIARRLQKGKVIGEISKMSALLNEEIQEEGDFVVDEKAKSVSLTADGIKKVEQFFQVDNLADPENMEIQHHVILALKAHNTMYKDKDYVIKEEEIIIVDEFTGRLMPGRRYSNGLHQAIEAKESVRVRRESKTLATITFQNYFNKYDKKSGMTGTALTEEEEFREIYGMDVIAIPTNKPIVRKDQPDQVYKSHREKVNAVIDDIAECYDRGQPVLVGTITIESSEELSKMLRKKGVVHKVLNAKYHEREAEIVAMAGQKGAITIATNMAGRGTDIKLGEGVIETGGLKIIGTERHESRRIDNQLRGRSGRQGDPGESKFYISLDDDLMRLFGSERMKNTVTRLGLPEGEPIAAGILSNAIENAQKKVEGNNFSIRKHLLDYDQVMNEQREIIYGERKKVLQGDNMRDFIMSMIKEVIGRFVDTHAGEEQEFDEWDIPGLMESLNEIIPIRSIHTTEEERESLTKDKFTEKLYEIAAKLYEDKESEFDEEEFMREAERVILLKAIDQKWMDHIDNMDQMRQGIGLRAYGQRDPLVEYKFLGFDMFEEMSNNIQEATLRALYRIRPARKIERERVAKVTSTNRGEQQAAKQPVRRKERKVGRNELCPCGSGKKYKYCCGRNQ from the coding sequence ATGAAAAAATTATTTGAAAAAGTATTTGGAACACATAGTGATAAAGAGATAAAAAGGATAATACCATTAGTAGATAAAATAGAAGCTTTAGAACCAGAAATGGAAAAATTAACTGATGACCAGTTAAAAAGTAAAACCAATGAATTTAGAGAAAGATTAAAAAAAGGTGAAACATTAGACGATATATTAATTGAAGCCTATGCTGTTGTTAGAGAAGCTTCAAAGCGTACAGTAGACATAAGACCTTATAGAGTCCAATTGATCGGAGCTATAATACTACATCAAGGTAGAATAGCTGAGATGAAAACTGGAGAAGGTAAAACATATGTAGCTCCTTTTGCAGCATACTTGAATGCTTTAGAAGGAAAAGGGGTACATGTAGTTACTGTCAACGATTACTTAGCTAAACGTGATGCTGAAAACATTGGTAGAATACATGAATTTCTTGGATTAACAGTAGGTGTTATAGTTAATGGAATAGATAATGAAGAAAGAAGAGAAGCATATAACTGTGATATTACATACGGTACCAATAATGAGTTTGGATTTGACTACCTTAGAGATAACATGGTTATATATAAAAAAGAAATGGTACAGAGAGATTTGAACTTTGTTGTTATTGATGAGGTCGACTCTGTATTAATTGACGAGGCAAGAACACCATTGATTATATCTGGTAACAGCAGTAAATCAACTCATTTATATCAACAGGCAGATATAATAGCTAGAAGATTACAAAAAGGTAAGGTAATAGGAGAAATATCCAAGATGAGTGCCTTACTTAATGAAGAGATTCAAGAAGAAGGAGATTTTGTAGTTGATGAAAAAGCAAAATCAGTATCTTTAACAGCTGATGGTATCAAAAAAGTTGAACAATTCTTCCAAGTAGATAACTTAGCGGACCCAGAAAATATGGAAATACAACACCATGTTATATTAGCGTTAAAAGCACATAATACTATGTATAAAGATAAAGACTATGTTATAAAAGAAGAAGAAATAATTATTGTAGATGAATTCACTGGACGTTTAATGCCAGGAAGAAGATATTCTAATGGATTGCATCAAGCAATTGAAGCAAAAGAAAGTGTTAGAGTAAGAAGAGAAAGTAAAACTCTTGCAACTATAACTTTCCAGAATTATTTCAACAAATACGATAAAAAATCTGGTATGACAGGTACAGCGTTAACTGAAGAAGAAGAATTCAGAGAAATATATGGTATGGACGTAATAGCTATACCAACTAATAAACCAATAGTAAGAAAAGACCAACCAGACCAAGTTTATAAATCACATCGTGAAAAGGTAAATGCTGTCATCGATGATATTGCAGAATGTTATGATAGAGGACAACCAGTATTGGTCGGTACTATAACAATAGAATCATCAGAAGAATTAAGTAAGATGCTTAGAAAAAAAGGAGTCGTACACAAAGTACTTAATGCAAAATATCATGAGAGAGAAGCTGAGATTGTAGCAATGGCAGGTCAAAAAGGTGCTATTACCATAGCAACCAATATGGCTGGTCGTGGTACTGATATTAAATTAGGTGAAGGTGTTATTGAAACTGGTGGACTCAAAATAATTGGTACAGAACGTCATGAATCCAGACGTATAGATAATCAGTTAAGAGGTCGTTCAGGACGTCAAGGTGATCCTGGTGAATCTAAGTTCTATATCTCATTAGATGATGACTTGATGCGTCTATTTGGTTCAGAGAGAATGAAAAATACAGTTACAAGATTAGGGCTACCTGAAGGAGAACCAATCGCAGCAGGTATCTTATCAAACGCAATAGAGAATGCTCAGAAAAAAGTTGAAGGAAATAACTTCTCCATAAGAAAGCACTTACTTGATTATGACCAAGTAATGAATGAGCAAAGAGAGATTATATATGGTGAAAGAAAGAAAGTTCTTCAAGGGGACAACATGAGAGATTTCATCATGAGTATGATAAAAGAAGTTATTGGCAGATTTGTTGATACTCATGCAGGAGAAGAGCAAGAATTTGATGAGTGGGATATACCAGGACTCATGGAGTCTTTGAATGAGATTATACCTATAAGATCAATTCATACAACAGAAGAAGAAAGAGAATCCTTGACTAAGGACAAATTCACAGAAAAATTATATGAAATCGCAGCTAAACTATATGAAGATAAAGAAAGCGAATTTGACGAAGAAGAATTCATGCGTGAAGCTGAACGTGTTATCCTATTAAAAGCTATAGATCAAAAATGGATGGATCACATTGATAACATGGACCAAATGCGTCAAGGTATAGGACTTAGAGCTTATGGTCAAAGAGATCCTTTAGTAGAATATAAATTCCTTGGATTTGATATGTTTGAAGAAATGTCCAATAATATACAGGAAGCTACACTTAGAGCTCTATATCGTATAAGACCAGCAAGAAAAATAGAGAGAGAAAGAGTAGCCAAGGTTACATCAACAAACAGAGGCGAACAACAAGCGGCTAAGCAGCCTGTAAGAAGAAAAGAAAGAAAAGTAGGAAGAAACGAGTTATGCCCATGCGGTAGCGGTAAAAAATATAAATACTGTTGTGGTAGAAATCAATAG
- the prfB gene encoding peptide chain release factor 2 (programmed frameshift), with product MLELEQSKLELQAYKKKLDEMSVSLDLVNVKNKIEELDAKVASEEFWNDAENSGKVLKEIKQLKDKVDNYNNLVQEYEDIETLIEMGIEENDDEIIKEVSSSLKEFINDYEELRTRTLLSGEYDGNNAIISLHAGAGGTESCDWVSMLLRMYTRWADDKGYKIETLDYLDGEEAGVKSVTIQINGENAYGYLKSEKGVHRLVRISPFDSSGRRHTSFASMDVLPEIDDDIDLEINDEDIKIDTYRASGAGGQHINKTDSAVRITHIPTGVVVQCQNERSQHKNKDRAMKMLKAKLYEIRRQEQMAKMEGIRGEVKEIGWGSQIRSYVMHPYSMVKDHRTNAETGNVQSVMDGKIDLFINAYLQWLAL from the exons ATGCTAGAGCTTGAACAAAGCAAATTAGAACTCCAAGCATACAAAAAGAAATTAGATGAAATGAGTGTTTCACTT GACTTGGTCAATGTAAAGAATAAGATAGAAGAACTAGATGCCAAGGTTGCATCAGAAGAATTCTGGAACGATGCTGAGAATTCAGGAAAAGTATTAAAGGAAATAAAGCAGTTAAAAGATAAAGTGGACAACTACAACAATCTTGTACAAGAATATGAAGATATTGAAACTCTCATTGAAATGGGAATAGAAGAAAATGACGACGAAATCATCAAAGAGGTTTCATCATCGTTAAAGGAATTCATTAATGATTATGAAGAACTTAGAACCAGAACACTTTTATCTGGAGAATATGATGGTAATAATGCCATAATATCTTTACATGCTGGTGCTGGTGGAACAGAATCTTGCGACTGGGTAAGTATGTTGCTTAGAATGTATACCAGATGGGCAGATGATAAAGGTTACAAAATAGAAACACTGGACTATCTGGATGGTGAAGAAGCAGGAGTTAAATCTGTAACTATTCAAATAAATGGAGAAAATGCCTATGGTTATCTAAAATCAGAAAAAGGAGTTCATCGTTTAGTAAGAATATCTCCTTTTGATTCATCAGGTAGAAGACACACATCATTTGCATCAATGGATGTGTTACCAGAGATAGATGATGATATTGATTTGGAAATAAACGATGAAGACATTAAGATAGATACTTATCGTGCAAGTGGAGCAGGTGGACAACATATTAACAAAACAGATTCAGCTGTTAGAATAACTCATATACCTACAGGTGTAGTTGTTCAATGTCAAAATGAACGTTCACAACATAAGAACAAAGATAGAGCTATGAAGATGTTAAAAGCCAAGTTATATGAAATAAGACGACAAGAACAAATGGCTAAAATGGAAGGAATAAGAGGGGAAGTCAAAGAAATAGGTTGGGGCAGCCAAATACGTTCCTATGTGATGCATCCATACAGTATGGTAAAGGATCATAGAACTAATGCAGAAACTGGTAATGTACAGAGTGTAATGGACGGAAAGATTGATCTATTCATTAATGCTTATCTACAATGGTTAGCCCTCTAA
- a CDS encoding ACT domain-containing protein encodes MPDTASYYIIKRKALPEVFLKVVQAKKLLEKEKAITIQEAVDSVGISRSSFYKYKDTIFPFYDNSRGRAITVALGLDDEPGLLSCILNIIAQYKANILTIHQTIPINGVANITLSMEILPTSGDIQEMIMSLESHEGIHQVKILARE; translated from the coding sequence ATGCCTGATACAGCAAGTTATTATATTATTAAGAGAAAAGCTTTACCAGAAGTATTCTTGAAGGTAGTTCAAGCTAAAAAGCTTTTGGAAAAAGAAAAAGCAATAACGATACAAGAAGCAGTAGATTCTGTTGGAATAAGTCGTAGTTCGTTCTATAAATACAAAGACACAATATTTCCTTTCTACGATAATTCAAGAGGAAGGGCTATAACTGTTGCTCTTGGTCTTGATGACGAACCAGGACTACTATCATGCATATTAAATATTATTGCCCAGTACAAGGCAAATATACTGACAATACATCAAACAATACCTATTAACGGTGTGGCCAACATAACATTAAGTATGGAAATACTTCCAACATCTGGTGATATACAAGAAATGATTATGTCATTAGAAAGTCATGAAGGAATACATCAAGTAAAAATATTAGCTAGGGAGTGA
- a CDS encoding homoserine dehydrogenase: protein MVDVAILGYGTVGSGVVEVLTTNKDSINKRAGKKINLKYVLDLRDFPGSPIEDILTKNYEDILNDPSVKVIAEVMGGVEPAYTFVKKALLSGKSVVTSNKELVARHGAELLKIARDKNINFLFEASVGGGIPIIRPLNQSLTADEIYEITGILNGTTNFILSKMADEGLDFETVLKEAQDKGYAERNPEADVEGFDACRKIAILSSLAFGMQVDFEDIYTEGITKISDIDMKYAKQLGYDIKLLATSKKKDEKVYAMVSPMMIGKDHPLSNVNGVFNAIFVKGNVIGDVMFYGKGAGKLPTASAVVADIVDAVKHLERNIVSFWSTKKMELMSVDNVLSRCFIRLEPKSIDMVHNQIKEIFGDVQYVKIDDKVDEIAFITDAFKEGILKEKINDLDTKNIASKVLSVIRIDK from the coding sequence ATGGTAGATGTTGCAATATTAGGATACGGTACAGTTGGTTCAGGAGTAGTAGAAGTACTTACAACCAATAAAGACAGTATCAATAAAAGAGCAGGAAAGAAGATTAACCTCAAATACGTACTAGACTTAAGAGATTTCCCAGGATCACCAATAGAGGATATACTAACAAAAAATTATGAAGATATTCTCAATGATCCAAGTGTTAAGGTAATTGCTGAAGTTATGGGTGGTGTAGAGCCTGCATATACTTTTGTAAAAAAAGCCTTATTAAGCGGCAAAAGTGTTGTTACTTCGAATAAAGAGTTAGTGGCACGTCATGGAGCAGAACTACTTAAAATAGCAAGAGACAAAAACATTAATTTCCTATTTGAAGCTAGTGTAGGTGGTGGAATACCTATTATAAGACCACTTAATCAATCATTGACTGCTGACGAAATATATGAAATCACTGGAATATTAAATGGTACAACTAACTTCATTCTAAGTAAAATGGCAGATGAAGGACTGGATTTTGAGACTGTATTAAAAGAAGCGCAAGATAAAGGTTATGCAGAGCGAAATCCAGAAGCAGATGTTGAAGGGTTCGATGCTTGTAGAAAGATAGCTATACTTTCTTCACTTGCTTTTGGTATGCAAGTTGATTTTGAAGACATATACACAGAAGGTATAACAAAGATATCAGATATTGATATGAAATATGCTAAGCAATTAGGTTACGATATAAAATTATTGGCTACAAGTAAGAAAAAAGATGAAAAAGTATACGCTATGGTTTCACCGATGATGATTGGAAAAGACCATCCATTATCAAATGTCAATGGAGTATTTAATGCCATATTTGTTAAAGGAAATGTTATCGGAGACGTTATGTTCTATGGTAAAGGTGCAGGTAAATTACCTACAGCAAGTGCAGTTGTAGCAGACATTGTTGATGCTGTAAAACATCTTGAAAGAAATATAGTTTCATTCTGGAGTACTAAGAAGATGGAATTAATGAGTGTGGATAATGTTTTATCAAGATGCTTTATTAGATTAGAACCTAAAAGTATAGATATGGTACATAATCAGATAAAAGAGATATTTGGTGATGTACAGTATGTAAAAATCGATGACAAAGTTGATGAGATAGCATTTATTACTGATGCCTTCAAAGAAGGAATATTGAAAGAGAAGATTAATGACCTTGATACTAAAAACATAGCATCAAAAGTATTAAGCGTAATAAGGATAGACAAATAA
- a CDS encoding polysaccharide deacetylase family protein — translation MESNKKKAVIFSYDDGVTNDRRLVELFNKYNLKGTFHLNSGKLDTEGHLNSAEIKTLFQGHEVSAHSLTHPWLTKLTKEQIFEEMNTDKTNLEALIDYEVKGMSYPYGAYDDKTLEVLNELGIQYGRTTRSTLDFTIPKDFLKLHPTCHHSRLGQVIDQFLEDEKAQLLYVWGHSYEFDTEESWEQLEKLLKKLSRDDIWSTTNIEFVSYILNNTF, via the coding sequence ATGGAATCAAATAAGAAAAAAGCTGTAATTTTTAGTTATGATGATGGCGTAACAAATGATAGAAGACTGGTAGAGCTTTTTAACAAATATAATCTAAAAGGAACATTTCATTTGAATTCTGGAAAATTAGATACAGAAGGACATTTGAATAGTGCAGAGATTAAAACATTATTTCAAGGGCATGAAGTTTCGGCTCATTCTTTAACACATCCATGGTTAACAAAGTTGACTAAAGAACAGATATTTGAAGAGATGAATACTGATAAAACAAATCTCGAAGCGTTAATCGATTATGAGGTTAAAGGTATGTCCTATCCATATGGTGCCTATGACGATAAAACACTTGAGGTACTTAATGAATTAGGTATTCAATATGGTAGAACAACAAGGTCAACGTTGGATTTTACAATTCCAAAAGACTTCTTGAAATTACATCCTACTTGTCATCATAGTAGATTAGGTCAAGTAATAGATCAATTCCTTGAGGATGAGAAGGCTCAACTACTCTATGTATGGGGACACAGTTATGAATTCGATACTGAAGAATCATGGGAGCAACTAGAGAAATTATTGAAAAAACTATCAAGAGATGATATTTGGTCAACAACAAATATTGAATTTGTAAGTTATATACTCAACAATACATTCTAA
- a CDS encoding chemotaxis protein CheW, translated as MSTMQQVIFKLDKEEYGLDIMKVITIEKYQEVVKTPNTPEYITGIINLRGSVLPVYSLRKKFHLKEKEPDENTKIIVTVTNGMKIGFIVDSVQEILNIEDKNIEEAPKIVTGINRKYIKSIAKMEERMVILIDIDLIISEEEQLELGKVSKEQE; from the coding sequence ATGTCTACAATGCAACAGGTTATATTTAAGCTTGATAAAGAAGAATATGGTTTGGATATAATGAAGGTCATAACAATTGAGAAATATCAAGAAGTTGTCAAAACACCAAATACTCCAGAGTATATAACAGGTATCATTAACCTTAGGGGTAGCGTATTACCGGTATACAGCTTAAGAAAGAAATTTCATCTAAAAGAAAAAGAACCAGATGAAAATACGAAAATTATCGTAACAGTGACTAATGGTATGAAAATAGGATTTATTGTTGATTCCGTACAGGAAATACTGAATATCGAAGATAAAAATATTGAGGAAGCTCCAAAAATTGTAACAGGAATCAATAGGAAATACATTAAAAGTATAGCTAAGATGGAAGAGCGAATGGTTATCCTAATAGATATAGACTTGATTATATCAGAAGAAGAACAATTAGAACTAGGAAAAGTATCTAAGGAACAAGAATAA